The following proteins are co-located in the Flavobacterium sp. CECT 9288 genome:
- the kynU gene encoding kynureninase — MKFQNTLEFARQLDIQDPLNKYQEEFIFPQVNGKKVIYFTGNSLGLQPKRTKAFVDEVMDDWANLAVEGHFYSDKPWWDYHERFASPLSKIVGALPTEVTVMNTLTVNLHLLMVSFYQPTKTRFKIICEEKAFPSDQYMFQSQVDFHSRSVGFDPNEALVEIKRREGEHNIRLEDVLAKIEEVGDELALVLIGGVNYYTGQVFDMKTITAAGHKAGAYVGWDLAHAAGNVKLELHNWNVDFASWCSYKYMNSGPGNASGCFIHEKHHNNSELPRFAGWWGHNKERRFKMEQTFDPVHGADGWQISNLPILSLAPYLASVTMFDEVGMDALIQKRDSITSYLEFILHEIDKEVESTFEIITPQNPLERASQLSVLLHGEGRSLFDYLMKNGVITDWREPNVIRLAPVPLYTSYVDMYDFGQVLKKGILENTNS, encoded by the coding sequence ATGAAATTTCAAAATACCCTTGAATTTGCAAGGCAACTAGATATTCAAGATCCTTTAAATAAATACCAAGAGGAATTTATTTTTCCTCAAGTAAACGGAAAAAAAGTAATTTATTTTACCGGAAATTCACTTGGTTTACAACCCAAACGCACCAAAGCTTTTGTAGACGAAGTAATGGATGATTGGGCAAACCTAGCTGTAGAAGGACATTTTTATAGTGATAAACCTTGGTGGGATTACCACGAACGTTTTGCTAGTCCGTTGAGTAAAATTGTTGGAGCACTTCCTACAGAGGTCACCGTGATGAATACCTTGACCGTGAACCTTCATTTATTGATGGTTTCTTTTTACCAACCTACAAAAACCAGATTCAAAATTATTTGTGAGGAGAAAGCATTTCCTTCAGATCAATATATGTTTCAAAGCCAAGTTGATTTTCATTCAAGATCGGTAGGCTTTGATCCCAATGAAGCATTAGTAGAAATTAAAAGACGCGAAGGCGAACATAACATCCGTCTTGAAGATGTGTTAGCAAAAATAGAAGAAGTAGGCGATGAGTTGGCTTTGGTTCTCATTGGTGGAGTCAATTATTACACCGGCCAAGTTTTTGACATGAAAACGATAACTGCTGCAGGGCACAAAGCAGGTGCTTATGTAGGATGGGATTTGGCACATGCTGCAGGAAATGTAAAGCTAGAATTGCACAATTGGAATGTAGACTTTGCTTCATGGTGCAGTTATAAATACATGAATTCAGGACCAGGGAATGCATCAGGTTGTTTTATTCATGAAAAACATCATAACAATAGTGAGCTTCCTAGATTTGCAGGATGGTGGGGACATAACAAAGAACGTCGTTTTAAGATGGAACAAACTTTTGATCCCGTTCATGGTGCCGATGGTTGGCAAATAAGTAATTTACCCATATTGTCATTAGCTCCTTATTTGGCATCAGTGACTATGTTTGACGAAGTAGGAATGGATGCTCTAATTCAAAAAAGAGATAGTATCACATCGTATTTAGAGTTTATTTTACATGAAATCGATAAAGAAGTTGAGAGTACTTTTGAAATCATAACTCCTCAAAATCCTTTAGAAAGAGCTTCTCAACTTTCTGTCTTACTGCATGGTGAAGGACGCAGTTTGTTTGATTATTTAATGAAAAATGGAGTGATTACAGATTGGCGCGAACCTAATGTGATTCGTTTAGCACCAGTGCCTTTGTATACCTCTTACGTAGATATGTATGACTTTGGTCAAGTTTTAAAAAAAGGAATTCTAGAAAATACGAACTCATAA
- a CDS encoding YMGG-like glycine zipper-containing protein: MKIVYFMLLAMAVVSCQNQGKMDVAKAKAATVDSMKVEIEKQRVIDSMQQVMVKMEEAKVETQKEVVVVNQQAPQGTTTTTTTTKKKGWSSTAKGAVIGAGVGAATGAIISKKKVQGAIIGGVAGAGVGAGTGAIIDGSKKN; encoded by the coding sequence ATGAAAATAGTATACTTTATGCTACTTGCTATGGCGGTAGTTTCTTGTCAAAATCAAGGTAAAATGGATGTTGCAAAAGCTAAAGCAGCAACAGTTGATTCTATGAAAGTAGAAATAGAAAAGCAAAGAGTAATTGACTCTATGCAGCAAGTAATGGTGAAAATGGAAGAGGCTAAAGTCGAAACCCAAAAAGAAGTTGTTGTAGTTAATCAGCAAGCTCCTCAAGGGACTACAACTACAACTACCACAACTAAAAAGAAAGGTTGGAGTAGCACTGCGAAAGGAGCAGTTATTGGTGCAGGAGTTGGAGCAGCAACCGGAGCAATTATCAGTAAGAAAAAAGTTCAAGGAGCTATTATTGGCGGTGTTGCAGGTGCCGGAGTGGGTGCAGGAACAGGTGCCATTATTGACGGTAGTAAGAAAAACTAA
- a CDS encoding cryptochrome/photolyase family protein translates to MNKLRLILGDQLNATHSWFQEKDDTTIYLLAEMRQETDYVKHHIQKVVAFFQSMRHFYTDLKDKGHQVIYFEITALDNPQNLDQLIASCIEKYGITKFEYQLPDEYRLDQQLKLICSKLTIETQAFDTEHFYTKREELTDFFEGKKLLLMENFYRHMRKQHHVLMDGSTPVGNQWNFDADNRKKYKGEVPVPAAKKFGTDIEALLSQIEKAGINTFGTIDPKNFDWPTSRVQALEQLDYFCDNLLRHFGDYEDAMHTDEKYLFHSRLSFAMNSKMLSPKEVIETVVAYYHEHESSISISQVEGFVRQILGWREYIRGIYWKEMPNYSKMNALNNTNILPNFFWTGQTKMNCMSHAINQSLKDAYAHHIQRLMVIGNFTLLTQIHPDEVDNWYLGVYIDAIEWVEMPNTRGMSQYADGGIIATKPYVSSGSYINKMSNNCAKCHYNVKEKFGDKGCPFNTLYWNFLDEKKEYFKGNQRMGMMLNLLKKIDPEDLYKIKLKANEIINNMDAY, encoded by the coding sequence ATGAATAAACTACGGTTAATCCTTGGTGATCAATTGAATGCGACGCACTCTTGGTTTCAAGAAAAAGATGATACTACCATTTATTTACTTGCCGAAATGCGTCAAGAAACAGATTATGTGAAGCACCACATACAGAAGGTTGTGGCATTTTTTCAATCCATGAGGCATTTTTACACAGACCTTAAAGACAAAGGGCATCAAGTGATTTATTTTGAAATTACAGCCTTGGACAATCCTCAAAATTTAGATCAACTGATTGCCTCTTGTATTGAAAAATATGGCATTACCAAATTTGAATACCAACTACCTGACGAATACCGTCTGGATCAGCAATTAAAATTGATTTGCTCAAAACTTACCATTGAGACCCAAGCATTCGATACGGAACATTTTTACACCAAGCGAGAGGAGTTGACTGATTTTTTTGAAGGTAAGAAGTTATTGTTGATGGAAAATTTTTACCGACACATGCGCAAGCAACACCATGTTCTAATGGATGGCTCAACACCAGTTGGTAATCAATGGAACTTTGATGCTGATAATCGAAAAAAATACAAAGGAGAAGTTCCAGTTCCTGCAGCAAAAAAATTTGGGACCGATATTGAAGCGCTTCTCTCTCAAATTGAAAAAGCTGGCATCAATACATTTGGTACAATTGACCCGAAAAACTTTGACTGGCCTACCAGCCGAGTGCAAGCATTAGAGCAACTTGATTATTTTTGTGATAATTTGCTTCGCCACTTTGGAGATTACGAAGACGCCATGCATACAGATGAAAAATATCTGTTTCATTCGCGTTTATCGTTTGCTATGAACAGCAAAATGCTTTCGCCAAAAGAAGTTATCGAAACTGTAGTTGCATATTATCATGAACATGAATCCAGCATTTCCATTTCACAGGTTGAAGGTTTTGTTCGGCAAATTTTAGGTTGGCGTGAATACATAAGAGGAATTTACTGGAAAGAAATGCCGAACTATTCTAAAATGAATGCTTTAAACAACACCAATATACTTCCGAATTTTTTCTGGACCGGTCAAACTAAAATGAATTGCATGAGTCATGCCATTAATCAAAGTTTGAAGGATGCCTATGCACATCATATACAGCGCCTCATGGTGATTGGGAATTTTACTTTGTTAACGCAAATTCATCCTGACGAAGTAGACAATTGGTATCTAGGTGTGTATATTGATGCAATCGAATGGGTAGAAATGCCTAATACAAGAGGTATGTCACAATACGCAGATGGAGGAATTATTGCAACAAAACCTTACGTTTCCTCAGGGAGTTATATCAATAAAATGAGTAACAATTGTGCAAAATGCCATTATAATGTAAAAGAAAAATTTGGAGATAAAGGCTGCCCATTTAATACGCTGTACTGGAATTTTCTGGACGAAAAGAAAGAATACTTTAAAGGAAATCAGCGTATGGGAATGATGCTCAACCTTCTTAAAAAAATTGATCCCGAAGATTTATACAAAATTAAGCTCAAAGCAAATGAGATTATAAACAATATGGATGCTTATTAA
- a CDS encoding flavin reductase family protein, giving the protein MKHISRDIISQMEKIERLNLINSCTGYKSANLLGTKSIDGKSNVAIFSSVTHLGSNPAMIGFIMRPTTVPRDTYKNIKDTGYFTVNHITADMIEAAHHTSANYELGVSEFDKTTLEEEFKEGISTPFVKGSPVQLLCKYVNEYHIVENDTIHVIASIEHIFYQEELEHKDGWLQIDCGNVVAINGLDGYCLPKLLDRFQYARKEIPTTSFFKK; this is encoded by the coding sequence ATGAAACATATTTCAAGAGATATCATCTCTCAAATGGAAAAAATAGAAAGATTAAACTTAATCAATTCGTGTACAGGATATAAATCAGCAAATTTATTGGGGACAAAATCTATTGACGGAAAATCAAATGTTGCTATTTTTAGTAGCGTAACCCACTTGGGGAGTAATCCAGCGATGATTGGATTTATTATGCGCCCCACTACGGTTCCAAGAGATACGTACAAAAACATTAAAGATACTGGCTACTTTACAGTAAATCACATCACAGCAGATATGATTGAAGCTGCGCATCATACCTCAGCTAATTATGAATTAGGAGTTTCTGAGTTTGACAAAACAACACTTGAAGAGGAATTCAAAGAAGGTATCTCTACGCCTTTTGTTAAGGGAAGTCCAGTACAATTATTGTGTAAATATGTTAATGAATATCATATTGTAGAAAATGACACCATACATGTTATTGCTTCTATTGAACATATCTTCTATCAAGAAGAATTAGAACATAAAGATGGCTGGTTGCAAATAGATTGTGGAAATGTTGTGGCTATAAATGGTTTAGACGGATATTGTTTACCCAAATTATTGGACCGTTTCCAGTACGCACGTAAAGAAATTCCAACTACTTCCTTTTTCAAAAAATAA
- a CDS encoding penicillin acylase family protein has protein sequence MKTLKKTLFILLALIAVLAGSIFIYALYLKPTYEGELALKNIQKETTVHFDEFGIPHIYAENSKDAMVALGYLHAQDRLWQMELMRRIAPGRLSEIFGSVALKNDKFFAGLGIEEASAKAIAALDKNSPSYQLTMSYLDGINQYLDEGKTPIEFSLIGVKKEKFTIKDVYNIFGYMSFSFAMAQKSDPLLTDIRNKYGAEYLKDLGINGEFNTTKIKNASENPQEYAAISKSIAQLLDKSPVSPFIGSNSWVIAPKKTKNGKVIFANDPHIGFSQPGTWYEAHIVVPDFELYGCYLAGTPYPLLGHNRDYAYGLTMFENDDIDLYQEQSNPKNDKEYKTPSGYGTYEIRKKTIKIKDSTDCVLSVKISRHGPIMNNLMDGLEPNKPVALSWIYIQQPINILDAVYSLSHAKSKADFRKGVALIAAPGLNVMYGDAKGNVAWWATGKLYKHNKGVNPNFILDGASGKDDIVSFLDFSKNPSAVNPRWNYVYSANNQPEPIDGFNYPGYYLPEDRAKRISQLLDANSSWDKEAVGNMIFDNVSSVAPNVVKELIANCSSKALSGTQKQVISILKDWKGSNNLDDVAPTIYNKWIFQYMKNTFEDELGKEKFEMFLGTHVMKQTIANQIQNKNSVWWDNINTKNNKETRANIVLQSFKEAISELEKQLGPDVLAWTWNRVHTLEHQHPLSKVAILKNIFNVGPFEVSGSSEVINNLFFSFSGSGEYQVKGGPSTRRVIDFSDIENSLSILPTGQSGNPMSAHYDDQAELYNTGKFRRMLLNKEEIQRTSTKLTFKPSK, from the coding sequence ATGAAAACACTAAAGAAAACTCTTTTTATTTTACTTGCTCTAATAGCTGTTTTAGCAGGTTCTATTTTTATCTATGCACTCTATTTAAAGCCTACATATGAGGGTGAGCTAGCGTTAAAAAACATTCAAAAAGAAACAACAGTTCATTTTGATGAATTTGGTATTCCTCATATCTATGCTGAAAATTCAAAAGATGCCATGGTTGCGTTAGGTTATCTACATGCACAAGATCGATTATGGCAAATGGAATTAATGCGCCGCATAGCTCCAGGCAGGTTGTCAGAAATCTTTGGATCAGTAGCGTTAAAAAATGATAAATTTTTTGCCGGCTTAGGGATTGAAGAAGCTTCAGCCAAAGCAATAGCAGCATTAGATAAAAATAGTCCAAGTTACCAACTGACAATGTCTTATCTTGATGGGATCAATCAGTATTTAGACGAGGGTAAAACGCCAATAGAGTTTAGTTTGATAGGTGTTAAGAAAGAGAAGTTTACTATAAAAGATGTCTATAATATTTTTGGATACATGTCTTTTAGTTTTGCAATGGCTCAAAAATCAGATCCTTTGTTAACAGATATTCGCAATAAATATGGTGCCGAATATCTTAAGGATTTAGGGATAAATGGTGAATTCAATACTACCAAAATAAAAAACGCATCCGAAAATCCTCAAGAGTATGCCGCTATATCTAAATCTATTGCGCAACTTTTAGACAAATCACCTGTGTCTCCTTTTATAGGAAGTAACAGTTGGGTGATTGCACCTAAGAAAACTAAAAACGGAAAAGTTATTTTTGCTAATGATCCTCATATTGGGTTTTCGCAACCGGGCACGTGGTATGAAGCTCATATTGTAGTGCCAGATTTTGAATTGTATGGTTGTTATCTAGCAGGAACACCCTATCCTTTATTAGGACACAATAGAGATTATGCTTATGGATTAACCATGTTTGAAAATGATGATATCGATTTGTATCAAGAACAATCTAATCCTAAGAATGATAAAGAGTATAAAACTCCTAGTGGTTATGGGACATATGAAATTAGAAAAAAAACAATAAAAATTAAAGACTCCACAGATTGTGTTTTGAGCGTAAAAATATCACGACATGGACCTATAATGAATAACTTGATGGATGGCTTAGAGCCTAATAAGCCTGTTGCTTTGTCTTGGATTTATATCCAACAACCCATCAATATTCTAGACGCGGTTTATTCTCTTTCACATGCAAAAAGCAAAGCTGATTTTAGAAAAGGGGTAGCATTAATAGCAGCTCCAGGATTAAATGTAATGTACGGCGATGCTAAAGGAAATGTGGCATGGTGGGCTACGGGTAAGTTGTACAAGCATAATAAAGGAGTAAATCCAAACTTCATCTTAGACGGAGCTTCTGGAAAAGATGATATTGTTTCTTTTTTGGATTTTTCCAAAAATCCTTCGGCAGTAAACCCAAGATGGAATTACGTTTATTCAGCAAATAATCAGCCGGAACCTATAGATGGATTTAATTATCCTGGATATTATTTACCAGAAGATCGCGCCAAAAGAATTTCTCAATTATTAGATGCTAATTCCTCTTGGGATAAGGAAGCTGTTGGAAATATGATTTTTGATAACGTTTCATCGGTTGCGCCAAATGTAGTCAAGGAGTTGATTGCAAATTGTAGTTCTAAAGCACTTTCGGGTACTCAAAAACAAGTAATTTCTATTTTAAAAGATTGGAAAGGCTCTAATAATCTGGATGATGTAGCTCCTACAATCTACAACAAATGGATCTTTCAATATATGAAAAACACTTTTGAAGATGAGTTAGGAAAGGAAAAGTTTGAAATGTTCCTAGGCACCCATGTCATGAAACAGACTATTGCGAATCAAATACAAAATAAAAATTCTGTTTGGTGGGATAACATCAATACTAAAAACAATAAAGAAACCAGAGCAAATATAGTGTTGCAGTCATTTAAGGAGGCTATATCAGAGCTTGAAAAACAATTAGGCCCAGATGTATTGGCTTGGACTTGGAACAGAGTACATACTTTAGAACATCAACATCCTTTGAGTAAAGTCGCAATTTTGAAAAATATTTTCAATGTGGGTCCTTTTGAGGTATCAGGTTCTAGTGAAGTTATAAATAATTTGTTCTTTAGTTTTAGTGGTAGCGGTGAATATCAAGTAAAAGGCGGGCCTTCTACACGAAGAGTAATTGATTTTTCGGATATTGAAAACAGTTTGAGCATTTTGCCTACTGGACAATCAGGGAATCCCATGAGTGCCCATTATGATGACCAAGCAGAGTTGTACAATACAGGTAAATTTAGGAGGATGCTTTTAAATAAAGAGGAAATTCAAAGGACTTCTACTAAATTAACTTTCAAGCCCAGTAAATAA
- a CDS encoding NAD(P)/FAD-dependent oxidoreductase has product MQTPQKIAVVGSGLVGTLLAIYLKKLGHTVHVYDRSPDIRNIQFSGRSINLVMSNRGWKTLEDIGLDDEIRAIGIPVDKRGIHLQDGTYVTQNYGKEGEAIFSLSRGILNRKMIDLAEKEGVEFFFNQKIWDVTLSDATLHIGETERGEWTEVKFDKVFGADGAFSRIRHKMQRQSMFNYSQEFMKIGYKELHIPANPDGSHKIDANSLHIWPRGDFMLMGLSNLDGSFTCTLFMPFEGDNSFEKLKTEKDLVDFFAKFFPDTKAVIPNLVEDFFKNPTSYLVKMKCYPWTYDDKVALIGDAAHAIVPFYGQGMNAGFEDITILQDCIDKHGDNWRAIFLEYEQLRKPNADAIAELAERNFMEMSSKTADENFLLQKKIEKWFSDKHPDKWTPLYSLVTFSLTPYAEALALGEYQNKIMEEILKMDEIATIWDSKKVEDKILELLQ; this is encoded by the coding sequence ATGCAAACACCTCAAAAAATTGCCGTAGTAGGTTCAGGTTTAGTAGGAACACTATTGGCGATATATCTAAAAAAATTAGGTCATACGGTTCACGTGTACGATAGAAGTCCTGATATTCGAAATATTCAATTTTCAGGTCGATCTATCAACTTGGTAATGTCTAATAGAGGATGGAAAACATTAGAAGATATAGGGCTTGATGATGAAATTCGTGCTATTGGTATTCCCGTAGACAAACGCGGGATACATTTGCAAGACGGAACTTATGTGACCCAAAATTACGGAAAAGAAGGGGAGGCCATTTTTTCACTTTCAAGAGGAATCTTAAATCGTAAAATGATTGATCTTGCTGAAAAAGAAGGCGTTGAATTCTTTTTTAACCAAAAAATATGGGACGTTACCTTGAGTGACGCTACGTTACACATAGGTGAAACGGAGCGTGGGGAGTGGACAGAAGTTAAATTTGATAAAGTTTTTGGAGCTGATGGTGCTTTTTCACGCATTAGGCATAAAATGCAACGTCAATCGATGTTCAATTATTCTCAAGAGTTCATGAAAATAGGATACAAGGAATTACATATTCCTGCAAATCCTGATGGTTCACATAAAATAGATGCCAACTCATTACACATTTGGCCAAGAGGAGATTTTATGTTAATGGGTTTATCGAATCTTGATGGTAGTTTTACATGTACTCTTTTTATGCCTTTTGAGGGAGATAATTCATTCGAAAAGCTAAAAACGGAGAAAGACTTGGTTGATTTTTTTGCTAAATTTTTCCCTGATACTAAGGCTGTAATCCCAAATCTGGTGGAAGATTTTTTTAAAAACCCAACCAGTTATTTGGTTAAAATGAAATGCTATCCTTGGACCTATGATGATAAAGTTGCTTTAATAGGTGATGCTGCTCATGCAATTGTACCTTTTTATGGTCAAGGGATGAATGCAGGTTTTGAAGATATTACGATTTTACAAGACTGTATTGATAAACATGGAGACAACTGGCGAGCAATTTTCTTAGAGTATGAGCAACTTCGCAAACCAAATGCGGATGCAATTGCAGAATTAGCAGAAAGAAACTTCATGGAAATGAGCTCAAAAACTGCTGACGAGAATTTTTTATTGCAAAAGAAAATTGAAAAATGGTTCTCAGACAAACATCCTGATAAATGGACACCTCTTTATAGTTTGGTTACTTTTAGTCTTACGCCTTATGCCGAAGCGCTGGCTCTTGGTGAATACCAAAACAAAATAATGGAAGAAATTTTAAAGATGGATGAAATTGCTACTATATGGGATTCCAAAAAAGTAGAAGATAAAATACTGGAACTTTTACAATAA
- a CDS encoding NAD(P)/FAD-dependent oxidoreductase → MSTPKKIVIVGAGFAGLRLAQDLENTNYDVLLIDKNNYHQFQPLMYQVATARLEPASISFPLRKVFQHSKNVRIRIADVISVDTQNRTLQTSIADFDYDYLVVAFGCTTNYFGNTEIEKHAFPMKSVPEAIQLRNQILQTFEDALIAPAEELQSLMNFIVVGGGPTGVELAGALAEMKKNILPKDYPDKDFSKLTIYLLEGSPNVLNPMSVDSQKMSKKYLEDLGVIVMTNTLVSHYDGETVSLQNGEIIRSKNVIWAAGITGNTLEGIPTSALTRGNRFLVDRFNGITGLNSVYALGDIAFMTTPKYPNGHPQVASVAIEQAKILAKNFKLDLKNTSRIEYEYHDKGSMATVGKRKAVVDLPKFSFQGRLAWFTWMFIHLMLILSVKNKLSIFVNWMFSYFNNDSTLRVLLKPATKK, encoded by the coding sequence ATGTCCACTCCAAAAAAAATTGTTATTGTAGGCGCAGGATTTGCAGGTTTGCGTCTAGCCCAAGATTTAGAAAACACCAATTATGATGTATTATTAATAGACAAGAACAATTACCATCAATTTCAACCTTTGATGTATCAAGTAGCCACTGCTAGACTGGAGCCTGCAAGTATTTCTTTTCCGTTGAGAAAAGTATTTCAACATTCAAAAAATGTTCGTATCCGAATTGCTGATGTTATTAGTGTGGATACTCAAAATAGAACTCTCCAAACCTCCATTGCTGATTTTGATTATGATTACTTAGTGGTTGCTTTTGGTTGTACCACAAATTATTTTGGCAATACTGAAATTGAGAAACATGCATTCCCAATGAAATCAGTACCTGAAGCTATACAATTGAGAAACCAAATTTTGCAAACCTTTGAGGACGCCTTGATTGCACCTGCTGAAGAATTACAATCTTTAATGAATTTTATTGTAGTAGGTGGTGGACCGACTGGCGTTGAGCTAGCTGGAGCTCTTGCTGAGATGAAAAAAAACATACTCCCAAAGGATTATCCTGATAAAGATTTTTCAAAACTTACCATTTATTTACTGGAGGGTTCACCCAATGTTTTGAATCCAATGAGTGTTGACTCCCAAAAAATGTCTAAGAAATATCTTGAGGATTTAGGAGTAATTGTAATGACCAATACCCTTGTAAGTCATTATGACGGGGAAACGGTAAGCTTACAAAATGGAGAAATCATCCGTTCAAAAAATGTAATATGGGCTGCAGGTATTACTGGAAATACTCTAGAAGGAATACCAACAAGTGCATTAACAAGAGGTAATCGTTTTCTAGTGGACCGTTTTAATGGTATCACTGGATTAAATTCTGTTTATGCCCTAGGGGATATTGCGTTTATGACTACACCTAAATATCCCAACGGCCACCCACAAGTAGCAAGTGTAGCGATAGAACAAGCTAAAATTCTCGCTAAAAATTTTAAATTAGACTTAAAGAATACGTCAAGAATTGAATATGAATACCACGACAAAGGCTCCATGGCTACCGTAGGTAAAAGAAAAGCAGTTGTAGATTTACCAAAATTTAGTTTTCAAGGACGATTGGCCTGGTTCACTTGGATGTTTATTCACCTCATGCTAATATTGAGTGTAAAGAATAAACTCTCTATTTTTGTAAACTGGATGTTTAGTTACTTTAATAATGACAGTACGTTGCGTGTGTTACTAAAACCCGCCACAAAAAAATAA
- a CDS encoding cupin domain-containing protein has product MKKYLVQKNPFVVPTTDGKLIEEHHGLIATQNNEISIAHMVAPPKWSEPFQTPKFDEYTYIIHGKKQFIIEDEVVILEAGQSIKIEKNTRVQYSNPFDEPCEYMAICKPAFSIENVNREE; this is encoded by the coding sequence ATGAAAAAATATTTAGTCCAAAAAAATCCTTTTGTAGTCCCAACAACCGATGGTAAATTGATTGAAGAACACCATGGCCTGATTGCAACTCAAAACAATGAGATCTCAATTGCACACATGGTTGCTCCCCCTAAGTGGAGTGAACCATTTCAAACCCCAAAATTTGATGAGTATACCTATATTATACATGGTAAAAAACAATTCATTATAGAAGACGAAGTTGTTATTCTTGAAGCGGGTCAATCTATAAAAATTGAAAAAAATACACGAGTGCAATATTCCAACCCTTTTGACGAGCCTTGTGAATATATGGCTATTTGCAAACCTGCTTTTTCAATAGAAAACGTTAATAGAGAAGAATAA
- a CDS encoding helicase HerA-like domain-containing protein, translating into MSKKDDFTSYISQGFQSKGESITLGGAILDGEAVPNTYVKIPLKTLNRHGLIAGATGTGKTKTIQVLSEQLSSFGIPVLMMDIKGDFSGIAREGEEKDFITDRHTKINIPYNTESFPVELLTLSEQNGVRLRATVSEFGPVLFSRILNLNDTQAGVVAVIFKYCDDNKMPLLDLKDIKKVINYITEEGKEEIEELYGKISTATTGTILRKIIELEQQGADLFFGEMSFDINDLMRIDEKGKGYVNILRLTDIQDKPKLFSTFMLSLLAEIYQQMPEQGDAEQPELVIFIDEAHLIFNEASKTLLEQIETIVKLVRSKGIGVYFITQNPMDIPSGVLAQLGLKIQHALRAFTANDRKAIKQTADNYPTSEYYTTEDVLTSLGIGEALVTALNEKGIPTPLAATMMRAPMSRMNILTDSEIETINNNSKLVNKYNSVIDRESAYEMLQKKITEVNESVAKNTEEETVEKEKNEGPSTASVVGKSVLKVLTSATFIRGVFGVLTKIFKK; encoded by the coding sequence ATGAGCAAAAAAGATGATTTTACATCGTACATATCCCAAGGTTTTCAATCAAAAGGCGAAAGCATCACTCTAGGTGGCGCTATTTTAGATGGAGAAGCAGTACCTAATACTTATGTAAAAATACCGTTAAAAACACTTAACCGCCACGGATTAATTGCTGGCGCTACGGGTACTGGGAAAACTAAAACAATACAAGTTCTATCTGAACAACTTTCCTCTTTTGGTATTCCCGTATTAATGATGGATATAAAAGGCGATTTTAGTGGAATTGCTAGAGAAGGAGAAGAAAAAGATTTTATAACTGATCGACATACTAAAATAAACATTCCTTACAATACAGAAAGTTTTCCAGTTGAACTATTAACCTTGTCTGAGCAAAACGGAGTGCGATTGCGAGCCACTGTATCAGAATTTGGCCCAGTACTTTTTTCTAGAATACTCAATTTAAATGATACGCAAGCTGGAGTTGTAGCTGTAATTTTTAAATATTGTGATGATAATAAAATGCCATTACTTGATTTAAAAGACATCAAAAAGGTTATCAACTACATCACCGAAGAAGGGAAAGAAGAGATTGAGGAATTATACGGAAAGATATCTACTGCAACAACGGGGACTATCCTGCGAAAAATAATTGAACTTGAACAACAAGGAGCCGATTTGTTTTTTGGTGAAATGTCGTTTGACATCAATGATTTGATGCGCATAGATGAAAAAGGCAAAGGCTACGTGAATATATTACGCCTTACAGACATACAAGACAAACCGAAATTGTTTTCGACTTTTATGTTAAGTTTATTAGCCGAGATCTACCAACAAATGCCTGAACAAGGAGATGCTGAACAACCTGAACTTGTCATTTTTATAGACGAAGCGCATTTGATATTTAACGAAGCTAGCAAAACATTATTAGAACAAATTGAAACTATTGTAAAACTAGTTCGATCAAAAGGTATTGGAGTTTATTTCATAACTCAAAACCCTATGGACATCCCTAGTGGTGTTCTTGCTCAATTAGGTTTAAAAATACAACATGCATTAAGAGCTTTTACTGCCAATGATAGAAAGGCCATCAAACAAACTGCTGATAATTATCCTACCTCTGAATATTACACCACTGAAGATGTCCTTACAAGTTTGGGTATTGGAGAAGCGCTTGTTACAGCCTTAAATGAAAAGGGTATCCCTACTCCTCTTGCTGCAACCATGATGCGAGCACCTATGAGTCGAATGAATATTTTGACCGATAGTGAAATTGAAACTATCAACAACAACTCTAAACTTGTAAATAAGTACAATAGTGTAATAGACAGAGAAAGCGCCTATGAAATGCTACAAAAAAAGATTACCGAGGTTAATGAAAGTGTAGCTAAAAACACAGAGGAAGAAACAGTTGAAAAAGAGAAAAATGAAGGGCCAAGTACTGCCAGCGTTGTGGGTAAATCTGTTTTAAAAGTGCTTACAAGTGCCACTTTCATCAGAGGAGTTTTTGGAGTTTTGACCAAGATATTTAAAAAGTAA